TGTAATGAGAATTTTGCTTTCATGTTAAAGCCTTAGTATTTATTGATTCCGGCTGAGCTGCAAATACTACAAGGGCAAGATTTCTTTTGATGGTGGTGTGTTTGGGTTTATGTTTTGACTACTTCAGCCAGCTTCATCTCAGGTTAAATTCCATAGTCTCAGTGGAGTTGCGATCAGGGACACatctataaaatgaaaaattaatggaaaaaataataggTAATTGCAAGCTTCTCAAACACCCAAAATAGCTGGTCTCAAGTAGCAGGCAAAGGTTGCGAAGTTTTTTATTTTACCTGACTTACATTTGTCACCCATATACACTTGGAAAAACAGAGTCTGTTTCTCTCCGGGAAACTCACAGGACTAACTTTGCCATCATGTATGTGGGCAAAGCTGCACAACTGTGGATCTGTGTCTAACTTACTGTATCTGCTTAACAGACACAATACCCTGGATGTAATAAAAGACAAACTGATATTGTCCTTCACCTTCCCATCAAATGTTCTGTTGTTTACCTTGGATGGCATTTTCAAACCCAAAAtacccaattaatttttttttctgttttcatgcttATTTCACCATGAAATCATGGTGATTTCAGCCAAAACCCATAAAAGCACTGCTGGCATAGGGCAAGAAATGAGGTTCTCACAGACCTTTTGCCAGTCAagctcaggaaaaataaaacatgtcagGGCAAAGCCTGCACTTGTGAGATTTTTCTCTTGATTCCTGATAAGAAGAGTGTAAATATACctattttcaagtttttcttccaGGACCAGCTTCATTTCCTAAAGTAGACAGTATTGCAAAGTCTAAATCTATATTTACTTTTGTTTACTTACCCAATGTTGTGTTGTATTGGAACTTTTACCCAGTGAGCAATAAGtctatttgttttttaaactatgttGAAATAGTTGGATAATATTTAAACAAACTTAGTTTAACTTTTTGTCAAATACatctttatttgcaaaagccacaATGTGTGTTGGTGGAAGGAACTATAAAATTACAAAGAATATTAAGCTTTTCTTTATGACGTATATGGCACACAGGTGACAGAGCCATAATccacacatttcaaaatatatcATTTGAGACAGAGATTAACTCAATCGGTCTTTACCACCTTCCACATATGGGAATATCATAAAAAAAACTTGCATAAGGCCTTTACTTTGATGCCATGGCTATCTATACATTTGAGTTAGGACCAGTTATGAACTGGCCTAAAATACGTGACGTGTCTCAAGCAGAAGATAACTGGGACTAAGATTAGTTTTAGGTTGGGCTACTGTCAGTAAATTTATCTTGACGAGGTATTTTACCTCTGGCaaattttacatttctgcaaCACCTAGAAATTTAGAAATCCCACCATTTTAGCTGCCCAACACTGGGCCTCAGCTTTTTGACAAATTTAACCTCAAGATGTCAGTAAGGTAAGCAGTCCCCAATGAGCTGTTTGTCAAATTTAAGTTTCACAATCCATAGGATCTCTACTTTGGAAAACCTCTGGCCAGCTATGCGGGGAAGATCAGGCTTTCTGGTCATTAAGTGGCCATTGCAACCCTGAACCCTGAAGCAAACAGCTGCTCTGAGTGCAGCACCTAGAACCAGCCCtctccagcagggaaaaccaggTCAGGAGCAGACATTGCTGAGAGATCACTCTGGTGCTCCATAGCATTAGGGTACGTGAAAATTCGCACACAACATCGTCGCTGCAATTTGAGTAACAAGTGTACACCATGATGATGATTGCTCCACAGAGTTTTACATGTATTCGATCCCTCTGTGACCAGTTTCCCTACCTCTGCCTCCCATTTTCTGTCTTAATCTTTCCTCAGGCATTTCTCGCTGCTTTATCATTCAGCTACTTGAGTAAAACTTTGTCTGGTACGATTATGAAAAGCTCTATCACTCAGATTGAACGAAGGTTTGACCTGACATCCTCTACTGTTGGTTTCGTCGATGGGAGCTTTGAGATGGGTAATTGACATTCCATAACATGCAGAAAACTGTTCCGAGAAATACGAGGCACAGCATCTGGCATTAATTTTCGTTCATTAACTTCCAGGTAACTTGCTGGTGATTGCATTTGTAAGCTACTTTGGAGCTAAACTTCATAGGCCCAAAGTAATCGCTGCCGGATGCTTTACTATGGCTTTGGGAAGTCTTTTAACAGCAATGCCTCATTTCTTCATGGGATAGTAAGTACCAATTAAGATTAATTTAGGTAACCTAACATTGGAATTGGATATTGCTGTCTGGTTTTTGAATGAAACTTGGTGTATATTAAGTCTTAGATTTCCAAAGGCCTATAGACCCTCACCTCCATGTGCAAGGAATCATGTTTGACACACACATCGCTGTTCATTTTGTCTGGTTGGAAAAGTATGGTTCTGTTGAAGTAAAAGTtcaacttctcaaaaaaaaattggaaaatcaaaatgctttaGATCTTAGTCAGACTTGTTCagaaaagaggcagagaaggagaTGATTTTACAAAAtcactagattatttttttcaggaggaaacGCCTATGAAAATCTTATGAATATTCAAggttcaaataaaatatattgtgcTTCGAAAATCTCCAGCCATGGTACTATGCAGATGCTATTGCTTTCATGACTTATATACTCTTCCTGAATGGCTAACTATAAGAAAAACTTATTGGGAAAATCAGTGTTACCCTAAGAAAGTGACGTCATTTGTTGCTAACAGAGATGTCAGGATCATTTAGGCAGGAAAGTCAAACCATTATGAACCACAGTAAAATGGTAAGGGATATAGAATGCACCTATATGATTTCCAGAATAAGTCTGAACTGTTTTGAACAGGACCTCAAAACCCTGAGTGGGTAGCTTCATATTGAGTGGCATGTCTACCTGAAATAAGACTTTATAGTAACAGGTAACTCTCATGTAAAATCAGGGATTCAGACATCACTCATTGAAGAAACCAACCTACAAAGGTGCTCACTGGAAGAAATTCTGCTGCTTGAAAGAGGAAACCAGACCCTTGTTGTGTAAGATTGTGTATTTTGCTCTCCTGTGGCAAACAGCTGCTCATCACTCTCAGCTTCACGCAGAGCCTGCAGATGGCTCAGTGCTGGAAGAACTGGTACAacgggtttttttctgttccaaaatGCACATGGCTGGTTAAACTGACCTTCCATGGCTGGTTAAGCTAATTTTTATTCATCTTCTCCAGGCTCAGAGATTTACTGCCCGTTACTTATATGCAATAATGTCTCTAGCCATAGCTTTGATACAGTGACAGCATAGACTGACATATTTCTGCTGCTCTCTTAAATGAATTAGCATAATTTTAGGTATACtactgtaaaaagaaaactaaggaacgccttttttttttttttaatcatgacaGTGCATGATTTGTATTTTCTACTGCTAAAGTCAAACTATGCATCTTGCTCAAGTTTCCACTGGGAAACTCACATAGTTTCTCATGTACCTGTTCCTGAATTTTTATGACGAAATTGTTCTGCACTGTCTGTCCTGATGAATGCTCTTTgtttcaagcagaaaaataagcCTGCCTGATCTAACAGAGCCAGTCCAGTTCCTAGAAGCAGAATGTGTGCTTTACCGTGTTGTTCTCCTTAAGCTAATTGTACTTTGCACTTCAGCAGGGCTCATGTCTGGGAAAAGGATAATGCTAAAGCAGCCGAACAGTTCCAGCACCTGAACTGCTCAGCTGCTGACCCGCAGCATTGCTCTGCTCCTGTAAATACAGCTAAAGAGTGTCTTTTAGCCAATAACTTTATTCACATGCTGCTATACAACAGCTCTTGCTAAACCCCGGCCAATTATCAATCAGGCAAACAGGTACCTCTTGAGGATGACTTctcccttcctcactcctcttctCCCCACAAACCCCAAAAATCCTACGATGAAAAGCAGGACTCACACTCAAGACagtcttctttttctccttgactGTGTGGTGGGCGTGGGGAGCTCACTTGAACCTGACTCTAAATTTTGATACTGACTGTTCAATTCTACCTGAATTACTTTCAAAAGTCCTTTTGAATTTTACAGCTTAAAATGTTACGTGTTCTAGACAGATGTTTCTAacttttctttgttcttcattttagtgttttggtttttcaaaaTGGGCTTAAATAATCTTCTTTTTTGCTCTGTTAGTAGCTCTTTGGATTGATATTTAAAGAAAGATACCTTTCTCTTCGGGGAAACTGCAGTCAAGTGATTCCTGCCCTACTACACTAGTATTTCCCTCGTGAACACTGCTTCTAAACATACTATTGTGTGTTTTCAGCTATAAGTATGAGACAGCATCACATACGGCTTCTTCAGCCAACTTAACTTCAAGCATGAATCCCTGTTCCCTACACCAAGGTGTGAACAAAACCTTGTTGGAAGTCTCACGATCAGGTAAGGAACTGTAAGTGTAAGTACAAATAGAGGAGCTAGTTTTATCCTTGGTTGCAAGTGGACTAAATTATTGCCCCATGCAAGATGCTCAGTTCGATTTCTCTACCTGTCTGGGAAAATTACCAACACCTAAATGCACGTAGTGCGTTTAATTCTGAGAAGAAACCTCCAGAGAATACAAATTACTAAGATCCAGATCCCTAGTTTCCCATGTTCGTACTTCCAAATTATAGTAAAATCACCCAACACTGAAGGGGATGTTGAGAGTGGCTACAAAGAAATTTCTGAAGGGATTCAATTACCCTGGAGTGAGGGAAGTAGAAGAGACAGTGTGAAAGCATATGAAACTGTGCAGAGTTAACTGGAAATAAATGGAGATTTATATAATTTTCCCTTACTGTATGGAATATAGCTGTTTCACTTGTTGCTTTGTGCGTGACAGGTAGAGAAAGAGCCAAGCTGTGCCCCAGAAACCATCTCAAACTTCTAAAGTTTAAGATTTATCTTATATGCCAGATAATACATTGAGGACAATACCAATTGACATTTTTTTTACATGGGCATTTTTTCTGATGGGTGATACTTACCTGTATTTCTAGACACAAAATACAATGGAGGTGAAGGAAACTGTtattaaaagattattaaaagGTAAAGTGTCGTTGATGGCCTTTCTTTAATCTTCCATAAGGATAATGCTGTTAATACAATAAATTTTAAACTACAATCACTTCATGTGCTGAATTTCCTGTGCTTTGTCACTGTTTCCCATTCAACTATTCTATTACAAAGACATTAACTCGTTGTCTGCAGGCTGTGAGAAGGAACCATCATCATATATGTGGATATATATCTTACTGGGAAACATGTTACGTGGAATTGGTGAGACACCAATAACACCATTGGGCATCTCTTATCTTGATGATTTTGCTAAAGAAGAGGATGTTCCTGTGTATGTAGGTAATCTCAACATGAAGTAAACTGATAGATTCTTAGTATAAGAGGTGAATCatcttctgcagaagaaaacattcagcCATTCAAATGTACTAGCATCTCCTTCATTATATTTTCAGCATGTTTGCACACAATAGCCATGTTGGGCCCAATGTTTGGTTTCCTGTTGGGATCTTTATGTGCAAAACTGTATGTGGATATTGGATTTGTGGATTTAGGTAAGCAAAATGGAGGTAAAGTGAAAGTAAACTAAAACCTGTTGCTAACAGGTTACTCTACGTACttgcatatattttttattatattaattacCTTAATATAATTTATCTTTAATTTATATTGagttcattaattttattatatacTTTATTACAATTTTATTAAATTACTGGAAGTCTTTAGGGTAAAGGCAGAATTAGGCAgtgatcatattttaaaattgtgttttagGATTAACGGTTTAAAATACGtgtttaactttaaaaattagCACCAAGAACTCTCACAGACGAAGATCTTTTACTACACTGGTGTCTTAATGAAAGGATTCTGCTAACATAGCAGTTTTACAGTTTTGGTGGATTATCCACCATTTCAACTGAGCATTTTGCGTTATTTACAATTCATGTCGTGCTTGACATGAACATTATACACTTTTTGCCAGCCCTTGCTGattcagataaaaagaaaacacaggtatGTAATCACATCTGCAAAATGCCAGAGGGAGCAGGTGTGCCATGGCCCTGCATCCTATTCCCTTTCACTGGAAGAGGATGGAGGGCCATTTCTGAGGTGGTCTTTCCtggccagccccgctccccacccgcTGGACCAGCCGGATGGGAATTCAGACAGCGCAGACTGGTGATGGCTTTTTCAGGAAAAGGCCTGGTGTAGCAGCAGCAGCGGATTATCCTGTTTTACTAGCATGAAAGAGCAGTTTTCAGATCCTCGGGATCCTGCAGCTAGATAGATGAACTATTTTGTCTTCGCCCTTTGTTAAGCTTGATTTTGCTTAAGCTTAAGGACAGTGAGCCAATGCCGGTCACACAGTGAAAAGTCTTATGGTGTTGGTCCACCACCAGACATGCCAGAGTGCAACAATCATAAAAATACAACCAACTACTCTTGTCTTCCTCGCAATACAAAGTTTAAAGTCATGGTTAATCTCACTGATGCCACAGAGAATGCCCATATGCTTAATAGTAATCAGAACAACTCAGTTTAGCAGATGATGGTCACAGCAGAAATGTATCAGCCCTAAAAGGACTCCATGCTTGAGGCCTGTCTGCTACCCATTTTGGTTTCCTATGTGTTGGATCAGGACCTCTGCGTTGCCATGTATGCCACAAAATGGCAGTCAGCATGTCATGTAGAAAGGCAGATGAAACATAACACCATTCAGGATATGATTCCTGAGGCTTTCACTGCATGAATGATCTGTCATTAGATGATTATTATTACCATTGAAAGTCAGACACTGTAAAATGTAGCTATTTTGTCAGCTAAAGGCTGGGAAGGTTCAACTTCTTCATTTAGGTAACTTGTATCTGTTTCCCTCAATTCTAGGAAGCATCACTATCACCCCACAGGATTCCCGCTGGGTGGGTGCATGGTGGCTTGGTTTTTTAATAGCTGGAATAACCAATTTCCTAGCTGCTGTTCCATTTTGCTTCCTGCCGAAGAGTCTGAAAAAGCCAGAGGAAGCCAATAATGGCAAAACTTCACTTGGTCTCTTGGAAAACATGGGCGCCACAAGGAAGAAGCTTTCTCCTGCAAAATCTAAGCCAAGGAAGTGGTCAGTAGTATTGAAAGGCAAGTGTTTCGAATTTGTATAAATGTGAAAAGCAATAGGCACAATGTACAGCAGGAAGGTAATAGTTCTGCAGAATGTTTTGCCTCTCCTGCACTTCAGTCTAAACCAGTCAGCTATCCCCAGGAAAGGAGCGGTCTACTGAAGATTATTAGAAGTCAAAGATCAAGAAGATCTCTGAGACTGTGAGGTTCTGTATGCATCACCTGCAATGCATCATCGCCTGATGGCACCTACCTCTAAAATTTTGTGCTGGAAGAAAACTGAACAGTGGAAAAAGTGTTTCTCTATCGGCAtctaaagaaaatattagaaGGTTCCTTTCTCAATATGGAAAGCCAAATTATTTATCTGATGATCACAGAGCTCATGGAGACTCTGAAGCTCATTGCTGCCTGAGGAAAGTACAGCAGGCTTGAATATCAGCTCTGGTTGGGCAGTCGTGAAGCTAAGAAAGGAATGGAAAGGTGTGGGGAAGAGATAGCTTTGCATCATTAGTCAAATTCTCCTTTGTTCAGATCCCAATGGAAGACATTGGGCATCTCCACAAAGGCATCTCTCACTTAGCCTTGAACCTGTGATGATATTCCTGTAAGCTGAAAGAGTCTTTGTTCTGTGGTGTCCTTCAGTTTTCACGTGCAGATCTCACTAGAGTGCCCAAGTTTTAACCCATACTTCTGTCTTCTTTTAGGATTCTCTTCCTGTATTTCAACTTTTGGTGTTTTTCAAGAACCTGATTTTGCTTTCAGATACTCTGATGTAAATGAAGATCAGTATGACTTGCACTTGGACAACTGAGAGAAGGATTTTGCTCTAAGTTTCATAGATTACTCAACTGTAATTATGCCATGCATCTTTCAAAGCCAACTCATATATccctttctttcagatttctatACTTCCCTGAAAAAAGTATTGAGTAATCGAATGTACTTTACATTGTTGTGTTGCTCAGTGTTACAGTTCAGTAGCTTTATTGGGTTCTTGACTTACAAACCAAAGTACATGGAACAGCAGTATGGACAATCTACATCTAAATCTAACTTTCTAATAGGTGAGTTGCGCTGTGCAATGACTGCTTATGTGCATGGAGAGAAGTTCTGGCATGTTTTTTCTGGGACCGAATTCCTTGCAGAACAGTCTGATGTAAACGGTGATCTCTTCTGAACTTGAATTATACAAAGGTAGCATACAAACTACAATTTTGGTGCCTATAGGACCAGAGTACAGTATAgcatagtatagtatagtatggTATAGTATAGTAtggtatagtatagtatagtaatAGTATAGTAAGAGCATCGCAAATATGCAATGAATGTGGTGTGGGAGTTTTAAATGCTGAAACATCTGACAAGCGCCTTGCAATGGAGTTAGGTTTTGAGGGTTAGGCACTTCAAAGATAGCATATGCAACCCAGGAATTAGGCTGAGCACAAAGCCACCTAGAGTCATCCTAATACAAAATGAAGCTGCCAGGGATATCAAGCTGAGGATAGAGGTCGGCTCTTAAACCCAGTGTTACTCTTTTATTTTGACATTCCCCTTCCGTTATCTCTTTCAGGGTTGACATCCTTACCTCCTGTAAGTATTGGGATTTTCCTAGGAGGGCTCATAATGAAAAAGTACAAAATGAGCATCATTGGAGCAACCAAGTTTGCATTTATCATGTCATTTTTGGCCTACACCATTACTCTCTTGCACTTTTTTGTTGGCTGTGAGAATCATGTGGTAGCAGGAATGACAGTGTCCTATGAAGGGTGAGTATAAAATGAAGAAGAGTATGTTTTTCTCTATGGCAGCAATAGTCCAAAAAAGGTACCAAGACATCAAGGATAAAAGAGGAACACGCTTTTGCAATGCTTAAGAGAAAGTGAACGCTACCATGTGTCAGCATTCTGTTAGTTTTGTTGGTCAGCAGAGTGTCAGCCTGCCGAAGCACAACACTGGTTAAAGATTAATTAGAAATACATTAGCGAAATTGCTAATGGTGGTTTGGCTGTATGCAGGATGGCATTGCTGTTTCACACAGCGCTATCCCTACACCAGAAGCACTTTACTAGCGAAGTGTATTCGGACTCAGTCAAAGGGTGAAGCGTCTGTAACAGAGGGCATTGGCAGCATATCCTGAACAGAGATGGAAAGACCGCAACATGCTAGACTCTCAGCCTGCTGTAAACCAAAATGAAGCTTTTATGACGACTGACGATGCTTTCTCCTCTCAAGAGAGAACCAGGGTTTACAAGTTACTGGCTGCTATTTTTTCTTGGAGTGAGTAAAGATGCCAGTACAGGGGATGGGTGCTAGCATCTGGCTGTCCAAGGGACCCAGCGACACACCAGCATATGGGTTGTCACTGCCTCATGTCCAGCCTGCTCAGAGTACCTCATGGCTAGTGTGAACCTGTCTGCGTCTCCCTGAAGACTCACCCGCAGTCCAATAATTTTTCACTATGATTCATTTATCAAGCCATACTGGTTCAGAGCTGAAAATGTGGAACTGGACAGGCAGGATGCCAAGGTTGTTTGTATTTATCAGAACTAGAGGACTAGTTGTTTGTTGCTTGTCCTATATCCTGCAACATTTTCACTAAGAATGCAAACGGTGGACCAGGGAGTAGGCTTAGTAAGCACTGAGATGAAAGAGATGGCAAGCACATAACCTTAGTTAACCCAGAAAGGAGAAGATGAGGGAAGACATCCCTCTTTGTTACAGATCTCAATACCGAAAGGATGTCTGAAAGTAAAAGGCAATACTGCATTCTCCATATCCTCTAGGAAGAGTTATGCTAGGCTTTAAGACAGGAGTGTTTTTAATTATGGATACCAGGAAATCTGGTTTCTATAATTGGTGTATTTTTACCAACAGCTAAATATGTACTTGATAAGGCTTTGTTAACTGTTGCTAGCTCTCTATACAATTAGGGGATAGGCGAGCTGACATCTCAAAGCCTTTCAgctattatatttcttttctgtctacAGCTGCCACCAAAAATCAGtagcagcatttttatttgttttaaaattctttataaCCTAGTAATCGCTTTAATATCAGTGCAAATGAGCTGGAATCTCGAGCAAAGAGATCAACACTGTAGAGACTCAGCTCTGAAAACGTATGTTCTGGGCGTATGAGGTGGGTTTCAGAACAGCAACACTGTCACACAGAAGGGATTACACTGACCTCAACACTGAATTAAAAGTTCTTACACCTGTCTCAACTTAACTTCCAAGCAAACCCATTCCATACCATGAAAATGCCATATTTTCTGAGTGCAACTCTGACTGCAAGTGTGCCTCCAATGTGTGGGATCCTGTGTGTGGAGACAACGGACTCACATACGTTTCGGCATGCCTAGCTGGGTGCACAGCTTCGGTGGGACACGGAAAGAACATGGTAGGACCCTACTTCAGTTTCCTGGGTTTTGTATAAGCTTATTTTCCATGTAACATCTGTGATTTAGTAGTATAATGCATTTAAGGGAAACCAAAGTTACTGGGCACCAGTCAGTAAAGTATTTATGATTTCTGGCTACAAACAGCACAGAAGGCATAGGGATTTATCTGAGTTACTGTACATTGGGCAAAAAGCCCTAGGTCCTTGTTGTAGATCATAGCTTTCATCTTTTGTAAATTCAACAAGAGGGGGAAACGAACAATTCAGAGCGGTTACATGTCTGAAGTTTGTCCATGGCTTGCCTTTCAAAAACATCATTCTGGCTGCCCTGAGGTTTTTAGCCAAGTTGAAGTACACTAAGATAGTGTAGCATCTTCCCTGATGCCGATCATTGATGTGTAAATATGAAGAATTATTTGAGGGGAGGCAGCTTATTTCCTCCTTGTGAGACTCTGGAATGGCAGGATACTGCTTATTTTTCTGGCTGACTGATTTCTTCTCAGCACAGATTGCTGGGGATAATGCGCAGAGTCCCAGAGAGACAGCTCCAGCCCATGGATGTAAGCCTTCATTGGACTGTGTCATTCCCATGTTTTGTGATGCCAGATGATTACTCCAGTAGATACACGGACTAGAGCTGTCTCTTGCAATCAGACAGAATTTTCTCTCCAACAGATTTTTCCTTTATGGCTCGTTTCTCTCTGATGTCTACAGTCATCTtcttgaaaagacatttttttgcttaaaatcctaaggtgggaggcaggggagaagggcTCAACAACTCCCATCACAGTGGAATTACCACCTCCCACACAAGTCCGTCTCTGTAGAGGTTAAGGTTCGCAGCTCACAGTTCCCTTTACCTCAGCACACCCTCAAGCTCCTCAAGCCTGGTTAAAAGCTATAGCTAGGAGCACCCAAGCTATCAGCTCCTACTGCTGATCTCAGGGCTCTGCATGAGCTGTGTCTTGGCAGGTAGCTGCTGATTACAACCATGAGATACCTCTGGTGGATCAGCGTTAGCAGAGAGGGACCCGTGATCCAGGTGCTTTTCACAGAGACAAGTGAGCTACCAGGTGGTGTGACCTAGCAGCAAAAGGCACAGCTCCCTGAGCCTCACTGTTCCCCCTCAGCTGCCCTCCAGGGACACAAAGGCTGAGGCCAGCCTGAGAGTTGCTGGAAGTACTCCAAACACCTTCCAAAAGGGGTTGCTATGTGGACTGGCAAAGACGTGCTGGCACAGAACATCCCTTCTGACTCTAAGCActctgtgggaaagaaaagaagaagctGCTGCCCACTGCCTCAAGAAAGGCAAATAAGATAGGAAGGGGACGCTTAGGAAGGCTTCAGGTGCTGCCTGTGTCTGGAGGCAGGACTTCCCATTGCATGACCAGTGTTCTACCAAATCTGCTTTGTGTCTTCCAGGTCTTCCATAACTGCAGCTGTATTGCAGCCAGCAATTCATGGACAGGAAATAACTCTGCCACCCTGGGGCAATGTCCAAAAAGTGACGATTGTTCAAATAAG
Above is a window of Larus michahellis chromosome 1, bLarMic1.1, whole genome shotgun sequence DNA encoding:
- the LOC141742768 gene encoding solute carrier organic anion transporter family member 1C1-like isoform X1, which codes for MTVETESSNIDDSNQEADPAQVLDDEADKNLPVKKKTSCCTGLKAFLAALSFSYLSKTLSGTIMKSSITQIERRFDLTSSTVGFVDGSFEMGNLLVIAFVSYFGAKLHRPKVIAAGCFTMALGSLLTAMPHFFMGYYKYETASHTASSANLTSSMNPCSLHQGVNKTLLEVSRSGCEKEPSSYMWIYILLGNMLRGIGETPITPLGISYLDDFAKEEDVPVYVACLHTIAMLGPMFGFLLGSLCAKLYVDIGFVDLGSITITPQDSRWVGAWWLGFLIAGITNFLAAVPFCFLPKSLKKPEEANNGKTSLGLLENMGATRKKLSPAKSKPRKWSVVLKDFYTSLKKVLSNRMYFTLLCCSVLQFSSFIGFLTYKPKYMEQQYGQSTSKSNFLIGLTSLPPVSIGIFLGGLIMKKYKMSIIGATKFAFIMSFLAYTITLLHFFVGCENHVVAGMTVSYEGKPIPYHENAIFSECNSDCKCASNVWDPVCGDNGLTYVSACLAGCTASVGHGKNMVFHNCSCIAASNSWTGNNSATLGQCPKSDDCSNKFIYYTVIQVISGFCYALGGTPAYMIMFRCVQPELKSLAVGLYTLIMRVLAGIPAPVYFGALIDKTCLKWGSTSCGQRGACRLYDSDAYRYVFLGLAAVLRGPSYLISIVFYILIKKHFQSKNSRPIENGGIEDVPMNKEDNCKIKERLPGSPDAENESCI
- the LOC141742768 gene encoding solute carrier organic anion transporter family member 1C1-like isoform X2, producing MKSSITQIERRFDLTSSTVGFVDGSFEMGNLLVIAFVSYFGAKLHRPKVIAAGCFTMALGSLLTAMPHFFMGYYKYETASHTASSANLTSSMNPCSLHQGVNKTLLEVSRSGCEKEPSSYMWIYILLGNMLRGIGETPITPLGISYLDDFAKEEDVPVYVACLHTIAMLGPMFGFLLGSLCAKLYVDIGFVDLGSITITPQDSRWVGAWWLGFLIAGITNFLAAVPFCFLPKSLKKPEEANNGKTSLGLLENMGATRKKLSPAKSKPRKWSVVLKDFYTSLKKVLSNRMYFTLLCCSVLQFSSFIGFLTYKPKYMEQQYGQSTSKSNFLIGLTSLPPVSIGIFLGGLIMKKYKMSIIGATKFAFIMSFLAYTITLLHFFVGCENHVVAGMTVSYEGKPIPYHENAIFSECNSDCKCASNVWDPVCGDNGLTYVSACLAGCTASVGHGKNMVFHNCSCIAASNSWTGNNSATLGQCPKSDDCSNKFIYYTVIQVISGFCYALGGTPAYMIMFRCVQPELKSLAVGLYTLIMRVLAGIPAPVYFGALIDKTCLKWGSTSCGQRGACRLYDSDAYRYVFLGLAAVLRGPSYLISIVFYILIKKHFQSKNSRPIENGGIEDVPMNKEDNCKIKERLPGSPDAENESCI